The proteins below are encoded in one region of Cystobacter ferrugineus:
- a CDS encoding glycosyltransferase family 4 protein, protein MPLVVHPHFHRRRTGVTAHTEIVVSELARTSETRALGRHLAAHVPRIAWSELWRRIRQEPVVWHAHRNNEMLFGLLLRLLGRQVRLVYTRHGGNEPGRLTRLLARRAERLITLNAQGAEWMGMPSALIGHGVDLSRFVPPADRDVAWKALGLGGRHGVGVVGRIRPAKGQGDFVEAVRPLLSEFPEWRSVLVGQARGRKDRAWARKLRASTADALVLAGEHANVVPWYQGMDIIVQPSHGESFGMVLLEAMASGCCLVATRLPHVPAIVEHGRTGFLFDPGDVTTLREHLRLLMREPERARAAGRAAAEEARARFGVAHEAQALWHVYQEALER, encoded by the coding sequence ATGCCACTCGTCGTGCACCCCCACTTCCACCGGCGCCGCACCGGCGTGACGGCCCATACCGAGATCGTCGTGTCGGAGCTCGCACGCACCTCGGAGACGCGGGCGCTGGGCCGGCACCTGGCGGCGCACGTGCCGCGCATCGCCTGGAGCGAGCTGTGGCGGCGCATCCGCCAGGAGCCCGTCGTCTGGCACGCGCACCGCAACAACGAGATGCTCTTCGGTCTGCTGTTGCGGCTGCTGGGCCGCCAGGTGCGGCTCGTCTACACGCGCCATGGCGGCAACGAGCCGGGGCGCCTCACGCGGCTGCTGGCCCGCCGGGCCGAGCGCCTCATCACCCTCAACGCCCAGGGCGCCGAGTGGATGGGCATGCCCTCGGCGCTCATCGGCCACGGGGTGGATCTCTCGCGCTTCGTGCCCCCGGCGGACCGCGACGTGGCGTGGAAGGCGCTGGGGCTGGGCGGCCGTCACGGCGTGGGCGTGGTGGGGCGCATCCGTCCCGCCAAGGGCCAGGGCGACTTCGTGGAGGCGGTGCGTCCGCTGCTCTCCGAGTTCCCCGAGTGGCGCTCCGTGCTGGTGGGCCAGGCGCGGGGCCGCAAGGACAGGGCGTGGGCCCGGAAGCTGCGCGCGTCCACCGCGGACGCCCTGGTGCTGGCGGGCGAGCACGCGAACGTGGTGCCCTGGTACCAGGGCATGGACATCATCGTGCAACCCTCGCACGGCGAGTCCTTCGGCATGGTGCTGCTGGAGGCCATGGCCAGCGGGTGCTGCCTGGTGGCGACGCGGCTGCCCCACGTGCCCGCCATCGTCGAGCACGGGCGCACGGGCTTTCTCTTCGACCCCGGGGACGTGACGACGTTGCGCGAGCACCTGCGCCTGCTCATGCGCGAGCCCGAGCGCGCCCGGGCCGCGGGCCGTGCCGCCGCCGAGGAGGCCCGCGCGCGCTTCGGCGTGGCGCACGAGGCCCAGGCGCTCTGGCACGTGTACCAGGAAGCGCTGGAGCGCTGA
- a CDS encoding sensor histidine kinase has product MTIRARILLVAGVAVTLVCLMALLLYSGARRGQRLRQQLVSIQKQIDSLERLHSFAWPFLNQLAQARQIREDTGPVLREMTAAVEVASARLMEGQTLELKGRVLAGVDWSEVVAEQQEQQAQQEIRQMLLDWAALAERRVRELPSSVPLEPQVEWLLYSEFEQTVGQRIVEAQDKERAEAASLEALLDDHVWQARWVAVFVPTFGLLLMGLVTAAILAPLRRSLLELTDVARRIGQGDFDIDVIPSSVPPDDLGMLSHAIGRMARELRESLEEKQRMIRAEAESSEREALRYQALLEDTVRARTAELAEANTRLRESLQELQSTQEQLLSADRLASVGRLAAGVGHEINNPLAFILSNLRYAHQELNELSGAPSEELRQELISALAEASEGAERVRLIVQDLKTLARPDDVALGPVNVAAVVRSAVKMARHETRDRALLVEECEGVPPVHANAARLGQVFLNLLINAAHAIEPGRVRENEIRVVARVSVPGQVTVEVRDTGAGIPPEHLRRIFDPFFTTKPVGVGTGLGLSVCHRIITSLGGDIRVESEPGRGTCFFVSLPVSADSQESASPPAA; this is encoded by the coding sequence ATGACGATTCGCGCCAGGATCCTGCTGGTCGCGGGGGTGGCGGTCACGCTGGTGTGCCTCATGGCCCTGCTCCTGTATTCCGGGGCGCGCCGGGGCCAGCGGTTGCGGCAGCAGTTGGTGTCCATCCAGAAGCAGATCGACAGCCTCGAGCGGCTGCATTCGTTCGCCTGGCCCTTTCTCAACCAGCTCGCCCAGGCGCGGCAGATCCGGGAGGACACCGGGCCGGTGCTCCGGGAGATGACGGCCGCGGTGGAGGTGGCGTCGGCGCGGCTCATGGAAGGTCAGACCCTGGAGCTCAAGGGGCGCGTGCTGGCCGGCGTGGACTGGTCGGAGGTGGTGGCGGAGCAGCAGGAGCAGCAGGCGCAGCAGGAGATCCGGCAGATGTTGCTGGACTGGGCGGCCCTGGCGGAGCGGCGCGTGCGCGAGCTGCCCTCCTCCGTGCCCTTGGAGCCCCAGGTGGAGTGGTTGCTGTACTCGGAGTTCGAGCAGACGGTGGGCCAGCGCATCGTGGAGGCACAGGACAAGGAGCGCGCCGAAGCGGCGTCTCTCGAGGCGCTGCTGGATGACCACGTGTGGCAGGCCCGGTGGGTGGCGGTGTTCGTGCCCACCTTCGGCCTGCTGCTCATGGGACTCGTCACCGCCGCCATCCTGGCTCCCCTTCGCCGCTCGCTGCTCGAACTCACCGACGTGGCGCGGCGCATCGGCCAGGGGGACTTCGACATCGACGTGATCCCCTCCTCCGTGCCCCCGGACGACCTGGGCATGCTCTCGCACGCCATCGGCCGCATGGCCCGTGAGCTGCGTGAGTCCCTGGAGGAGAAGCAGCGGATGATCCGCGCCGAGGCCGAGTCCTCCGAGCGCGAGGCCCTGCGCTACCAGGCCCTGCTGGAGGACACCGTGCGCGCGCGCACCGCGGAGCTCGCCGAGGCCAACACCCGCCTGCGCGAGAGCCTCCAGGAGCTGCAATCCACCCAGGAGCAGCTCCTGTCCGCCGACCGGCTCGCCTCCGTGGGCCGGCTCGCCGCGGGTGTGGGACATGAGATCAACAACCCGCTCGCCTTCATCCTCAGCAACCTGCGCTATGCGCACCAGGAGCTGAACGAGCTGAGCGGCGCCCCGAGCGAGGAGCTGCGCCAGGAGTTGATCTCCGCGCTCGCCGAGGCGAGCGAGGGCGCCGAGCGCGTGCGCCTCATCGTGCAGGATTTGAAGACGCTCGCGCGGCCGGACGACGTGGCGCTTGGCCCGGTGAACGTGGCGGCGGTGGTGCGCAGCGCGGTGAAGATGGCCCGGCACGAGACGCGCGACCGGGCGCTCCTGGTGGAGGAGTGCGAGGGCGTGCCCCCGGTGCACGCCAACGCCGCGCGCCTGGGCCAGGTGTTCCTCAACCTCCTCATCAACGCGGCGCACGCCATCGAGCCGGGGCGGGTCCGGGAGAATGAGATCCGCGTGGTGGCGCGCGTGTCCGTGCCCGGCCAGGTCACCGTGGAGGTGCGCGACACGGGGGCCGGTATTCCCCCCGAGCACCTGCGGCGCATCTTCGATCCGTTCTTCACCACCAAGCCAGTGGGCGTGGGCACGGGGCTGGGGCTGTCGGTGTGCCACCGCATCATCACCTCGCTGGGCGGAGACATCCGCGTGGAGAGCGAGCCGGGACGCGGCACGTGCTTCTTCGTCTCGCTGCCCGTGTCCGCCGACTCCCAGGAGAGTGCCTCCCCGCCCGCGGCCTGA